A stretch of Stigmatopora argus isolate UIUO_Sarg chromosome 22, RoL_Sarg_1.0, whole genome shotgun sequence DNA encodes these proteins:
- the LOC144067872 gene encoding claudin-4-like, with the protein MKERTDGSIFSTTPTTRRATLPHHAHRCRCVFFVWCLDKGVAHCINCSRFCGAASQRQLSDPHHPSSGLPERITSSRDKGGRRRGSAMSMGTELGGICLGVLGFIMSIVTCALPMWKVTAFVGANIITAQTIWEGLWMNCVTQSTGQMQCKLYDSMLALPQDLQAARAMMIVAIILGVLGALVSVMGAKCTNCIEEEGAKARVMIASGVLFLLAGLLVLIPACWTAHVVVRNFYSPILTNPQRRELGASLYIGWAASALLLIGGAILCSSCPPKEQRYKAPRMAYSAPRSNNTGYDRKDYV; encoded by the exons ATGAAGGAACGCACAG ATGGATCCATCTTCTCAACCACCCCCACCACGCGCAGGGCAACCCTCCCCCACCATGCGCACAGGTGcaggtgtgtgttttttgtttggtgCCTAGACAAGGGCGTCGCCCACTGTATAAATTGCAGTCGTTTTTGTGGCGCCGCCTCACAACGTCAACTTTCAGACCCTCATCATCCGTCTTCCGGGCTCCCAGAGCGCATCACCTCTTCCCGGGACAAAGGAGGACGTCGTCGAGGCTCGGCCATGTCGATGGGCACGGAGCTGGGGGGCATATGCTTGGGCGTGCTGGGCTTCATCATGTCCATCGTGACGTGCGCGTTACCCATGTGGAAGGTGACGGCGTTCGTGGGTGCCAACATCATCACGGCGCAGACCATCTGGGAGGGCCTGTGGATGAACTGCGTGACGCAGAGCACGGGCCAAATGCAGTGCAAGTTGTATGACTCCATGCTGGCGCTGCCTCAAGACTTGCAGGCGGCGCGCGCCATGATGATTGTGGCCATCATCCTGGGTGTCCTCGGAGCGCTGGTGTCGGTGATGGGCGCCAAGTGCACCAACTGCATCGAGGAAGAGGGTGCCAAAGCCCGGGTGATGATTGCGTCCGGCGTGCTCTTCCTCCTAGCTGGCTTGCTGGTACTCATTCCGGCCTGCTGGACCGCCCACGTGGTGGTGCGCAACTTCTACAGTCCCATCCTGACCAACCCGCAGCGCCGCGAGCTGGGCGCTTCACTTTACATTGGCTGGGCGGCCTCTGCTCTGCTGCTGATCGGGGGGGCCATCTTGTGCAGCAGCTGCCCGCCTAAAGAGCAACGTTACAAAGCCCCCAGGATGGCCTACTCGGCGCCGCGCAGTAACAACACCGGCTACGACCGCAAGGACTACGTGTGA
- the LOC144067873 gene encoding claudin-4-like has translation MSSFGLELLGVTVALLGWVLSIVSCALPMWRVSAFIGANIVTAQVYWEGLWMSCVFQSTGQMQCKVYDSMLALPQDLQAARALTVVSIILGVLALLISLVGAKCTNCIEDEGVKAKVTITSGVAFITAALTQLVPVSWAANTIVVEFYSPIVQLGQKMEIGAALYLGWAAAALLLVGGAILCCSCPPREETAGRYGIRPVSRVAYSAAPARSVAQSSYNRKDYV, from the coding sequence ATGTCGTCTTTTGGCTTGGAGCTTTTGGGCGTGACGGTGGCGCTATTGGGTTGGGTCCTGAGCATAGTGAGCTGTGCGCTGCCCATGTGGCGGGTTTCGGCCTTTATCGGTGCCAACATCGTGACGGCGCAGGTCTACTGGGAAGGTCTATGGATGAGCTGCGTCTTCCAGAGCACGGGCCAAATGCAGTGCAAGGTCTACGACTCCATGCTGGCACTTCCGCAGGACCTACAGGCGGCTCGTGCTCTCACCGTGGTTTCCATCATTCTGGGGGTTTTGGCCTTGCTCATCTCTTTGGTAGGTGCCAAGTGCACCAACTGCATTGAAGACGAGGGCGTCAAAGCCAAGGTGACCATCACGTCCGGGGTGGCCTTCATCACGGCGGCGCTAACTCAGCTGGTGCCTGTTTCCTGGGCGGCCAACACCATCGTGGTTGAGTTCTACAGTCCCATCGTCCAGTTGGGGCAAAAGATGGAAATCGGCGCGGCGCTGTATTTGGGTTGGGCTGCTGCCGCGCTGCTGCTCGTAGGGGGGGCCATCCTGTGCTGTAGCTGCCCCCCTCGCGAGGAGACGGCCGGGAGATACGGGATTCGCCCCGTCAGCCGCGTGGCCTACTCGGCCGCCCCGGCCAGGTCCGTCGCTCAGAGTTCCTATAATAGGAAGGACTACGTGTGA
- the rad50 gene encoding DNA repair protein RAD50 codes for MSKIDKMSILGVRSFGTEDKDKQVISFFSPLTVLVGPNGAGKTTIIECLKYATAGELPPGSKGGAFVHDPKEAHETEVRAQIRLLFSDVNGEKVSIQRSMSCTQKAKNYSFKSLEQVITRIKDGQRVSLSSKCGELDREMISALGVSKPVLNHVIFCHQEDSNWPLSEGKALKDKFDSIFATTKYIKALDTIRQLRLKQNNTVKECQVELRFLKQNKEKAQKIREIVASKEAQLMASKDSVQLIESQIDPLENQLTDIDLKLSKVMKLDNDIKALDSRKKQMEEDNRELEETMEQVFQGSTEQLQDLHQNHQKTVREKERRLTDCQKELERANRECFRLNRVKSDLLVEQGRLQLEADRHAQNIKTRDTQIRSLSSHLEVEGYDRPPFTNLQLESFHRHITQRLEQEKEALAQVMVDLREKEQQKQQSIDEIRDKKTGLERTVDLKKDLQGKKQQELRNVRAELQRLEGSSGKMQELENELAKVERELQSALQTSNIEHLKVEVVELQREKAELDRAQRQLDQEMGTLNMHTTARTQMDMLTKDKKEKEEQVRKIKSRHNDDLVSLLGHFPNKRELEDWLYAKSKEINGIRTKLTKINKDLASSEQNKSHIGAELRKKEQQLTTDEERFFSVCGSQDLEQDLGKVQDDLEKISKQRAMLAGATAVYTQFISQLTEEREPCCPVCQRTFPSEPDLQEVISDMQSKLRLVPDKLKNTEQDLKKKERRRDEMLTLRPVRQSISQLQEKELPDLRNRLQSVNRDIERLKGDVEEQETLLGTLMSEEETAKACQQDIALMDRFLMDLKEAERKIAQNAAKLQGVDLSRTIQQVSQEKQETQLKLDTASSKMELKRKLIQDQQDQIQMLRSCVNETKAEKLQLSSDMQKQKQLEDQCIDFTTEIQALTREIRDAKEQLSPLTSTLDKMQLEKQELMERKKEKQEEGQEKINVIKERIKTINILEKDISNYIDEGKHEYKEQKESELQETNTLLHEADRHKEKINKEMGNIRQDIDTQKVQERWLLDNLTLRKRLEELKEVVAKREALCKDIGNMQVMQLRQERRDAERKVDDLKTNRNIAFGRQKGFEEELLHYKKELREDQYKKADELYKNKMIVMRTTELVVKDLDLYYKALDQAIMTFHSLKMDEINKIIRDLWRSTYRGQDIEYVEIRSDMDENSSAGVKRRIYNYRVVMVKGDTALDMRGRCSAGQKVLASLIIRLALAETFCLNCGILTLDEPTTNLDRENIESLAHALVEIIKSRSGQRNFQLLIITHDEDFVELLGRSSYIEHFYRIRKNQDQNSEITKCSISSLSSYLH; via the exons GAAGCTCACGAGACAGAGGTGCGAGCACAGATTCGACTTCTGTTCTCTGATGTTAATGGTGAGAAAGTTAGTATCCAACGTTCCATGTCCTGCACGCAGAAGGCAAAAAACTACTCATTTAAGAGTTTGGAACAAGTAATTACCCGGATAAA GGATGGTCAAAGGGTCAGCTTGTCATCTAAGTGTGGCGAGCTAGATCGTGAGATGATTTCGGCACTTGGTGTGTCTAAGCCGGTGTTGAATCACGTCATATTTTGCCATCAAGAGGACTCCAACTGGCCACTTAGTGAGGGCAAAGCGCTCAAAGACAAGTTTGATTCAATCTTTGCTACAACTAA GTATATCAAGGCTCTGGACACGATACGTCAGTTACGTCTAAAGCAGAACAACACAGTTAAAGAGTGTCAGGTAGAGTTGCGTTTCTTGAAGCAGAACAAGGAAAAGGCCCAGAAAATTCGAGAGATTGTCGCCAGCAAGGAGGCTCAGCTTATGGCCTCCAAGGACAGCGTCCAGCTGATTGAAAGCCAGATTGACCCACTGGAG AATCAGCTCACAGATATTGACTTAAAACTGAGCAAGGTGATGAAGTTGGACAATGACATTAAGGCTCTAGACAGCAGGAAAAaacagatggaggaggataacAGGGAGTTGGAGGAAACAATGGAACAG GTGTTCCAGGGTTCCACTGAGCAGCTGCAAGATCTCCATCAGAACCATCAGAAAACAGTGAGAGAGAAGGAACGTCGGCTGACTGACTGCCAGAAGGAGTTGGAGAGAGCCAACCGGGAATGTTTTAGACTCAACCGGGTCAAGTCCGATCTCCTAGTGGAGCAAG GACGTCTCCAGCTGGAGGCTGACCGCCACGCTCAGAACATAAAGACCCGTGACACACAG ATCCGTTCGTTGTCGTCCCATCTGGAGGTGGAGGGTTATGACCGGCCACCTTTCACAAATCTTCAGCTGGAGAGCTTTCATCGTCATATCACGCAGAGACTGGAGCAGGAAAAAGAAGCGCTTGCTCAGGTTATG GTGGACTTGCGGGAAAAAGAGCAGCAGAAACAACAGTCCATTGATGAGATCAGGGATAAGAAGACGGGCCTGGAGAGGACAGTGGACTTAAAAAAGGATCTTCAGGGAAAGAAGCAGCAAGAGCTCCGTAATGTCCGGGCTGAGCTTCAGAGGTTGGAAGGCTCTTCAGGCAAAATGCAGGAGCTTGAAAATGAGCTGGCCAAAGTG GAGCGTGAGCTGCAGAGTGCTTTACAGACATCCAACATAGAGCACCTGAAAGTGGAGGTTGTGGAGCTCCAGAGAGAAAAGGCAGAACTTGACCGCGCTCAGAGGCAGCTGGATCAAGAAATGGGAACACTCAACATGCACACGACTGCCcgcacacagatggacatgttAACAAAGGACAAG AAAGAGAAAGAGGAGCAGGTACGCAAGATCAAGTCGCGTCATAATGATGATCTGGTGTCCCTGCTTGGTCACTTCCCCAACAAAAGAGAACTGGAGGACTGGCTTTACGCTAAGTCAAAGGAAATAAACGGCATCAGGACCAAACTGACCAAAATCAA TAAGGACCTAGCTTCAAGCGAGCAGAATAAGAGCCACATAGGCGCCGAACTGCGCAAAAAAGAACAGCAGTTGACAACTGACGAAGAAAGATTCTTCAGCGTGTGTGGCAGTCAAGATCTAGAGCAGGATCTCGGCAAAGTGCAGGACGACCTGGAAAAAATCTCAAAACAAAGAG cCATGCTCGCCGGGGCGACTGCCGTTTACACCCAGTTCATCAGCCAGCTAACCGAGGAGAGGGAGCCGTGCTGCCCCGTCTGCCAGCGGACGTTTCCGTCCGAGCCGGACTTGCAGGAGGTCATCAGCGACATGCAGTCCAAACTGCGTCTGGTTCCAGATAAGCTGAAAAACACAGAGCAGGACCTGAAGAAGAAAGAGAGGAGGCGAGATGAGATGTTGACCCTAAGACCAGTCAG ACAGTCTATTTCTCAGTTGCAAGAGAAGGAGTTGCCTGATCTTAGAAATCGCCTGCAGAGTGTGAACAGAGACATCGAACGACTGAAAGGTGATGTAGAGGAGCAGGAGACTCTGCTTGGGACATTAATGTCAGAGGAAGAAACTGCCAAGGCCTGTCAGCAGGACATTGCTCTAATGGACAGATTCCTG atggacCTAAAAGAAGCTGAGAGGAAAATAGCTCAGAATGCAGCCAAACTCCAGGGAGTAGACTTGAGCAGAACCATCCAACAAGTCAGTCAGGAGAAACAGGAGACACAGCTCAAGTTAGACACTG CGTCCAGCAAAATGGAGCTTAAACGGAAGCTAATCCAAGACCAGCAGGACCAGATTCAGATGTTAAGGAGCTGTGTGAATGAGACTAAAGCGGAGAAACTACAGCTGAGCAGTGACATGCAGAAGCAGAAGCAGCTGGAGGATCAGTGTATTGATTTCACCACTGAGATACAAGCTTTAACCAGGGAAATCCGG GATGCTAAGGAGCAGCTTTCTCCTCTAACCTCCACCCTGGATAAGATGCAGCTGGAGAAACAGGAGCTGATGGAACGCAAAAAGGAGAAGCAGGAAGAAGGACAGGAGAAG ATCAATGTCATCAAAGAGAGAATCAAGACCATCAACATCTTAGAAAAGGACATCAGCAATTATATTGATGAGGGCAAACATGAATACAAGGAG CAAAAAGAATCTGAGCTTCAAGAAACAAACACACTACTCCATGAGGCTGATCGACACAAAGAAAAGATCAACAAAGAGATGGGAAATATTCGACAAGACATCGACACTCAGAAA GTACAAGAGCGCTGGTTGCTGGACAATTTGACTCTAAGAAAGCGGCTGGAAGAGCTTAAAGAGGTTGTGGCTAAGCGGGAAGCCCTTTGCAAAGACATAGGCAACATGCAAGTGATGCAGCTACGCCA GGAACGACGTGACGCAGAGCGTAAAGTGGATGACCTGAAAACGAACCGCAACATTGCGTTCGGTCGCCAGAAAGGCTTCGAGGAGGAGTTGTTGCATTACAA AAAAGAGCTGCGAGAAGACCAATACAAAAAAGCAGATGAACTCTACAAAAACAAGATGATTGTAATGCGCACCACAGAACTGGTCGTCAAAGACCTGGATCTCTACTACAAAGCCCTTGATCA AGCCATCATGACATTCCACAGTCTGAAGATGGATGAAATCAATAAAATCATCAGAGACCTTTGGCGCAGCACCTACCGAGGACAAG ACATCGAGTATGTGGAAATCCGCTCAGATATGGATGAGAATTCATCTGCTGGAGTAAAACGGAGGATTTACAACTATCGAGTTGTTATGGTAAAGGGAGACACCGCTTTGGATATGAGGGGACGCTGCAGTGCAGGGCAGAAG GTGCTGGCATCTCTCATTATCCGTCTTGCCTTGGCGGAAACTTTCTGTCTGAATTGCGGGATCCTGACACTGGACGAGCCCACCACCAACCTGGACAGAGAGAACATTGAGTCGCTCGCACACGCCCTTGTTGA AATCATCAAGAGTCGCTCCGGGCAGCGTAACTTCCAACTGCTGATCATCACGCACGACGAGGACTTTGTGGAGCTGCTGGGCCGCTCCAGTTACATCGAACACTTCTACCGCATCCGCAAGAACCAAGACCAGAACTCGGAAATCACCAAGTGCAGTATCAGCTCCCTCTCCTCCTATCTCCACTGA